The following proteins are encoded in a genomic region of Magnolia sinica isolate HGM2019 chromosome 1, MsV1, whole genome shotgun sequence:
- the LOC131249998 gene encoding uncharacterized protein LOC131249998 isoform X4 codes for MENQARAVPLLQKVMSVAINMLLYLHGIWSIKFVHCSIRHLSTMGEDLQVSLLEYIKRVSGDLLLKRKFISSIATMKKVFDQIVRDLLEEMLLDMETMDILGQQASLKTPVKHMSGRLSIPKMKLCMSSGLVHIFISWFSSGWFYPRISLLPEFGEWSP; via the exons ATGGAGAACCAAGCTCGAGCAGTGCCATTACTTCAGAAGGTGATGTCAGTGGCTATCAACATGCTGCTATATCTACATGGTATTTGGTCTATCAAGTTCGTCCATTGTTCCATAAGGCATTTGTCCACCATGG GTGAGGATCTGCAGGTTTCTTTGCTGGAGTATATAAAAAGAGTTTCAGGGGACTTGCTCTTGAAGAGAAAGTTCATTTCATCTATTGCGACCATGAAGAAAGTCTTTGATCAGATTGTTAGGGACCT ACTAGAAGAAATGCTCTTGGACATGGAGACCATGGATATTCTAGGGCAGCAGGCCTCGTTAAAAACACCTGTAAAACACATGTCAGGGCGTTTGtcaattccaaaaatgaagttgtGTATGAGTTCTGGACTAGTTCACATCTTTATTTCATGGTTCTCCTCAGGATGGTTCTATCCTAGGATTTCTTTACTTCCAGAATTTGGAGAATGGTCACCATGA
- the LOC131249998 gene encoding uncharacterized protein LOC131249998 isoform X3, translating into MENQARAVPLLQKVMSVAINMLLYLHGIWSIKFVHCSIRHLSTMDVFHSGEDLQVSLLEYIKRVSGDLLLKRKFISSIATMKKVFDQIVRDLLEEMLLDMETMDILGQQASLKTPVKHMSGRLSIPKMKLCMSSGLVHIFISWFSSGWFYPRISLLPEFGEWSP; encoded by the exons ATGGAGAACCAAGCTCGAGCAGTGCCATTACTTCAGAAGGTGATGTCAGTGGCTATCAACATGCTGCTATATCTACATGGTATTTGGTCTATCAAGTTCGTCCATTGTTCCATAAGGCATTTGTCCACCATGG ATGTCTTCCATTCAGGTGAGGATCTGCAGGTTTCTTTGCTGGAGTATATAAAAAGAGTTTCAGGGGACTTGCTCTTGAAGAGAAAGTTCATTTCATCTATTGCGACCATGAAGAAAGTCTTTGATCAGATTGTTAGGGACCT ACTAGAAGAAATGCTCTTGGACATGGAGACCATGGATATTCTAGGGCAGCAGGCCTCGTTAAAAACACCTGTAAAACACATGTCAGGGCGTTTGtcaattccaaaaatgaagttgtGTATGAGTTCTGGACTAGTTCACATCTTTATTTCATGGTTCTCCTCAGGATGGTTCTATCCTAGGATTTCTTTACTTCCAGAATTTGGAGAATGGTCACCATGA
- the LOC131249998 gene encoding uncharacterized protein LOC131249998 isoform X2 has protein sequence MENQARAVPLLQKVMSVAINMLLYLHGIWSIKFVHCSIRHLSTMGEDLQVSLLEYIKRVSGDLLLKRKFISSIATMKKVFDQIVRDLKMHIGRCIRVHTSMDCLVQAVLHIIVIQTRRNALGHGDHGYSRAAGLVKNTCKTHVRAFVNSKNEVVYEFWTSSHLYFMVLLRMVLS, from the exons ATGGAGAACCAAGCTCGAGCAGTGCCATTACTTCAGAAGGTGATGTCAGTGGCTATCAACATGCTGCTATATCTACATGGTATTTGGTCTATCAAGTTCGTCCATTGTTCCATAAGGCATTTGTCCACCATGG GTGAGGATCTGCAGGTTTCTTTGCTGGAGTATATAAAAAGAGTTTCAGGGGACTTGCTCTTGAAGAGAAAGTTCATTTCATCTATTGCGACCATGAAGAAAGTCTTTGATCAGATTGTTAGGGACCT GAAAATGCATATTGGTCGATGCATACGAGTCCATACAAGTATGGACTGTCTGGTTCAGGCAGTTCTCCATATTATAGTCATACAA ACTAGAAGAAATGCTCTTGGACATGGAGACCATGGATATTCTAGGGCAGCAGGCCTCGTTAAAAACACCTGTAAAACACATGTCAGGGCGTTTGtcaattccaaaaatgaagttgtGTATGAGTTCTGGACTAGTTCACATCTTTATTTCATGGTTCTCCTCAGGATGGTTCTATCCTAG
- the LOC131249998 gene encoding uncharacterized protein LOC131249998 isoform X1 produces the protein MENQARAVPLLQKVMSVAINMLLYLHGIWSIKFVHCSIRHLSTMDVFHSGEDLQVSLLEYIKRVSGDLLLKRKFISSIATMKKVFDQIVRDLKMHIGRCIRVHTSMDCLVQAVLHIIVIQTRRNALGHGDHGYSRAAGLVKNTCKTHVRAFVNSKNEVVYEFWTSSHLYFMVLLRMVLS, from the exons ATGGAGAACCAAGCTCGAGCAGTGCCATTACTTCAGAAGGTGATGTCAGTGGCTATCAACATGCTGCTATATCTACATGGTATTTGGTCTATCAAGTTCGTCCATTGTTCCATAAGGCATTTGTCCACCATGG ATGTCTTCCATTCAGGTGAGGATCTGCAGGTTTCTTTGCTGGAGTATATAAAAAGAGTTTCAGGGGACTTGCTCTTGAAGAGAAAGTTCATTTCATCTATTGCGACCATGAAGAAAGTCTTTGATCAGATTGTTAGGGACCT GAAAATGCATATTGGTCGATGCATACGAGTCCATACAAGTATGGACTGTCTGGTTCAGGCAGTTCTCCATATTATAGTCATACAA ACTAGAAGAAATGCTCTTGGACATGGAGACCATGGATATTCTAGGGCAGCAGGCCTCGTTAAAAACACCTGTAAAACACATGTCAGGGCGTTTGtcaattccaaaaatgaagttgtGTATGAGTTCTGGACTAGTTCACATCTTTATTTCATGGTTCTCCTCAGGATGGTTCTATCCTAG